A single genomic interval of Pyruvatibacter sp. HU-CL02332 harbors:
- a CDS encoding LysR substrate-binding domain-containing protein → MPTLRQLTYLVAIAETGHVGRAAERVGVTQPTLSAQIAELERKLGVKLAERGRSGAMLTDIGRDTVKRARDILSAVEDLKDHAAGAQTGLAGTMRLGVLPTIGPYLLPHILPALHSRYPDLRLYVREDFPGPLETGLLDGRFDLLIVSLPVDMGGFETAPLFREEMQLALPHDHAATTAEEVPRTLLRGEDFLGLESGHRYHAQVKDLCEELGARLLPDYEGTSLDTLRQMTAMGAGLTFLPALYVHSEIGPKGKRQRAEVAARSIAPRPPHRTVGMAWRRQASNRKDYETLTTLIRSRMKSLKIDGVTVTD, encoded by the coding sequence ATGCCCACACTGCGTCAGCTGACATATCTGGTTGCCATCGCCGAGACAGGTCATGTCGGACGTGCCGCAGAGCGCGTAGGCGTCACACAGCCAACCTTGAGCGCACAGATAGCTGAGCTGGAACGCAAGCTGGGCGTGAAGCTCGCAGAACGCGGCCGCTCCGGCGCCATGCTCACAGACATTGGCCGGGACACGGTAAAGCGGGCACGTGACATTCTAAGCGCAGTTGAAGACTTGAAGGACCATGCCGCCGGCGCCCAGACAGGCCTGGCGGGCACCATGCGCCTTGGCGTGCTGCCGACCATCGGGCCCTACCTGCTGCCGCACATTCTTCCCGCCCTGCACAGCCGCTACCCTGACCTGCGGCTTTATGTACGCGAGGATTTTCCTGGTCCATTGGAAACCGGATTGCTCGATGGCCGGTTTGATCTGCTCATCGTCTCTCTGCCGGTAGACATGGGTGGGTTTGAGACGGCTCCACTCTTTCGCGAGGAAATGCAGCTTGCCCTTCCCCATGACCATGCTGCGACTACCGCCGAGGAAGTGCCCCGCACACTCCTGCGCGGTGAAGACTTTCTGGGACTTGAATCCGGCCACCGGTATCACGCGCAGGTAAAAGACCTCTGTGAGGAACTTGGTGCCCGCCTCCTGCCGGACTACGAAGGCACCAGCCTCGATACATTACGGCAGATGACCGCCATGGGCGCGGGGCTGACATTCCTGCCCGCTCTCTACGTTCACTCGGAAATTGGTCCCAAGGGAAAACGGCAACGCGCTGAAGTGGCCGCGCGCAGCATTGCACCTCGCCCCCCACACCGCACGGTGGGCATGGCTTGGCGTCGCCAGGCATCCAATCGCAAAGACTACGAGACACTCACAACGTTGATCCGAAGCCGAATGAAGTCCCTGAAGATCGACGGTGTGACTGTCACCGACTGA
- a CDS encoding MBL fold metallo-hydrolase — translation MGRFGKVLLGLVVVGAIVVAVFYSMREQIALRLMAGVVERNMASDPLGELSEGLHVGLCGAGAPMADNARGGPCAVVIAKQGDKTQAFVVDAGTGGVRTLQQMMLPVGAIDGVLLTHFHSDHIDGLGELAMQRWVNRTATSPLPVYGPAGVERVVNGFNEAYSHDFVHRTDHHGDDIVPASGAGMTAVAFAEPVDGVAPVIIDRDGLKITTFKVDHTPVSPAVGYRFDFMGRSIVISGDTVKSDNLIRFAKDADLLMHEALSPTLVGIITDGARKAGRDNIATITVDILDYHTYPVQAAEAAQEAGVDMLVFHHIVPPLPLAPLEDVFMEGVSDAYDGPAVIAVDGDFWSLPAGSDDIHHSERL, via the coding sequence ATGGGTCGTTTCGGCAAAGTATTATTGGGGCTAGTGGTAGTTGGCGCCATTGTGGTGGCGGTTTTCTATTCCATGCGCGAGCAAATCGCGCTCCGCCTGATGGCTGGGGTGGTCGAGCGGAATATGGCCAGCGACCCGCTGGGTGAGCTCTCCGAAGGATTGCATGTGGGGCTGTGCGGTGCAGGTGCGCCCATGGCTGACAATGCCCGTGGTGGTCCGTGTGCGGTCGTCATCGCCAAGCAAGGCGACAAGACTCAGGCCTTTGTTGTTGATGCGGGGACGGGCGGCGTACGCACGCTTCAACAGATGATGCTACCGGTTGGCGCCATTGATGGCGTGTTGCTGACGCATTTTCATTCTGACCACATCGACGGGCTTGGCGAACTTGCCATGCAGCGGTGGGTCAACAGAACCGCGACGTCACCGCTTCCTGTTTATGGGCCGGCTGGTGTTGAGCGCGTTGTGAACGGTTTCAACGAAGCCTATTCCCATGATTTCGTTCACCGTACGGATCATCATGGTGATGACATTGTGCCAGCTTCGGGTGCGGGTATGACAGCCGTTGCCTTTGCGGAGCCTGTTGATGGAGTGGCGCCTGTCATTATTGACCGCGATGGCCTCAAGATCACGACCTTTAAGGTAGATCATACTCCGGTCTCACCGGCAGTCGGCTATCGGTTTGACTTCATGGGCCGGTCAATTGTGATCTCCGGTGACACTGTGAAATCTGACAATCTCATTCGTTTTGCAAAAGACGCGGACCTGCTGATGCATGAAGCGTTGTCACCGACGCTTGTGGGTATCATTACGGATGGCGCCCGCAAGGCAGGGCGTGACAACATCGCGACAATCACTGTCGATATTCTCGACTATCACACCTACCCAGTGCAGGCGGCTGAAGCGGCACAGGAAGCAGGTGTCGATATGCTCGTGTTCCATCACATCGTTCCACCGCTTCCCCTTGCGCCTCTCGAGGATGTGTTCATGGAAGGTGTGAGTGATGCCTATGATGGCCCTGCGGTGATTGCGGTAGATGGAGACTTCTGGTCCCTGCCTGCTGGCAGTGATGATATCCACCACAGTGAGCGGCTTTAA
- a CDS encoding type III PLP-dependent enzyme has protein sequence MVTDRIKDFLRTTRSDEPFVVVDLDVVRDNYNRLARALPESRVYYAVKANPAPEILALLAKLGSSFDAASVAEVEMVLAAGASADRISFGNTIKKERDIARAYELGVRMFAVDCPEEVEKVARVAPASRVFCRILTDCAGAEWPLSRKFGCVPDMASTVLLHAHKLGLEAHGVSFHVGSQQPDTSAWDRALEDASTIFRTLADQGIHLKMVNLGGGFPTRYLKEVPSSEDYGKAIFGALRRHFGNQIPETIIEPGRGLVGDAGVIRAEVVLVSRKTQEPDADRWVYLDIGKFGGLAETMDEAIRYPIRTPHDGERTTPCVVAGPTCDSADVLYEKTPYDLPVSLTIGDEILIEATGAYTTTYASNGFNGFAPLKSYII, from the coding sequence ATGGTGACCGACCGCATCAAAGATTTCCTGCGCACCACCCGATCAGACGAGCCCTTTGTCGTCGTCGATCTGGATGTGGTGCGTGACAACTACAATCGCCTGGCCCGCGCACTGCCGGAAAGCCGCGTGTACTACGCGGTGAAGGCAAATCCGGCCCCAGAAATTCTGGCGCTTCTCGCCAAACTTGGCTCGTCCTTTGACGCAGCCTCCGTTGCCGAAGTTGAAATGGTCCTGGCCGCCGGCGCCAGTGCTGACCGCATTTCCTTTGGCAACACAATCAAGAAAGAACGCGACATCGCCCGCGCCTACGAACTCGGCGTGCGCATGTTCGCGGTTGATTGTCCCGAAGAAGTTGAGAAGGTGGCGCGCGTTGCCCCCGCTTCACGTGTCTTCTGCCGCATCCTGACCGACTGCGCCGGTGCTGAATGGCCCCTGTCGCGCAAATTCGGTTGCGTGCCCGATATGGCCAGTACTGTGCTGCTTCACGCGCACAAACTTGGCCTTGAAGCACATGGCGTGTCCTTCCATGTCGGCTCCCAGCAGCCCGACACAAGCGCGTGGGACCGCGCTCTGGAAGACGCCAGCACCATCTTCCGCACGCTGGCCGATCAGGGCATCCACCTCAAAATGGTCAACCTCGGCGGAGGCTTCCCGACCCGGTACCTCAAGGAGGTGCCCTCGTCTGAAGACTATGGCAAAGCCATTTTTGGCGCGTTGCGCCGACATTTCGGCAACCAGATCCCCGAAACGATCATCGAGCCGGGTCGCGGCCTGGTGGGAGACGCTGGCGTCATTCGCGCCGAAGTCGTGCTGGTGAGCCGCAAGACGCAAGAGCCTGACGCCGACCGCTGGGTCTATCTTGATATCGGCAAGTTCGGTGGGCTGGCAGAAACCATGGATGAGGCAATCCGCTACCCCATCCGCACACCTCACGACGGTGAGCGCACGACACCTTGCGTGGTAGCAGGACCTACTTGCGATTCCGCAGACGTACTGTATGAAAAAACACCCTATGACCTTCCCGTGTCCCTTACCATCGGCGACGAGATTCTGATCGAGGCAACCGGTGCATACACCACCACGTATGCCTCGAATGGCTTCAACGGGTTTGCCCCCCTTAAGTCGTACATCATCTAA
- a CDS encoding homospermidine synthase, with translation MTTKTPWPVYHRISGPIVMIGFGSIGRGTLPLIERHFDFDKSRMVIIDPSDAGKTLADKHGVRFLQREITSENYKEILTPLLTEGEGQGFCVNLSVDVGSVDVMRLCREIDVPYIDTVVEPWFGFYVDQDNDPAERTNYVLRETARTEKRNNPGGTTAVSCCGANPGMVSFFVKQALINLATDLGLDFDEPAAEDRDGWARLMQRTGTKGIHIAERDTQRAKSPKPLGTFVNTWSVDGFISEGQQPAELGWGTHEKWMPDNAHHQKDGTGCQSAIYMTQPGGATKVRTWCPTPGPQHGFLVTHNESVSIADFFTIGEGTNPEYRPTVHYAYHPADDAVVSLHELFGNEGKPQAIYHILDEDEIVDGIDELGVLLYGHAKNAYWYGSQLSIEETRDIAPYQNATGLQVTSAVIAGMVWAIENPNAGIVEADELDYKRCLEVQLPYLGPVKGFYTDWTPLEGRPSFFAEDLDESDPWQFKNVLVRP, from the coding sequence ATGACCACCAAGACCCCCTGGCCCGTCTATCACAGGATCTCCGGCCCCATCGTCATGATCGGCTTCGGCTCCATTGGTCGCGGCACACTCCCCCTGATCGAACGTCACTTCGATTTCGACAAAAGCCGGATGGTCATCATTGATCCAAGCGATGCGGGCAAGACCCTGGCAGACAAGCACGGTGTCCGTTTCCTCCAGCGCGAGATCACCAGCGAAAACTACAAAGAAATTCTGACGCCACTGCTGACGGAAGGTGAGGGTCAGGGTTTCTGCGTCAATCTTTCTGTCGACGTCGGCTCGGTTGACGTCATGCGACTGTGCCGGGAAATCGATGTGCCCTACATCGATACCGTTGTTGAGCCCTGGTTTGGTTTTTATGTCGACCAGGACAATGATCCAGCGGAGCGCACCAATTATGTCCTGCGCGAAACAGCCCGCACCGAAAAACGCAACAATCCGGGCGGCACAACGGCCGTCTCATGCTGTGGCGCCAATCCCGGCATGGTGTCGTTCTTCGTCAAACAGGCCCTCATCAATCTGGCAACCGACCTTGGGCTTGATTTCGACGAACCCGCCGCAGAAGACCGCGACGGCTGGGCCCGGCTCATGCAGCGCACCGGCACCAAGGGCATTCACATTGCCGAGCGAGACACGCAACGCGCGAAGTCACCAAAACCACTTGGCACTTTCGTCAACACCTGGTCCGTAGACGGATTTATTTCTGAAGGGCAGCAGCCCGCTGAACTTGGATGGGGCACCCACGAAAAATGGATGCCTGACAACGCACACCATCAAAAGGACGGTACGGGTTGTCAGTCGGCGATCTACATGACGCAACCCGGCGGCGCCACCAAAGTGCGCACATGGTGCCCGACACCCGGCCCCCAGCATGGCTTTCTTGTAACCCACAATGAGAGCGTCTCCATCGCAGACTTTTTCACCATCGGCGAAGGCACCAATCCGGAATACCGCCCCACGGTCCATTATGCCTATCACCCGGCGGATGATGCGGTCGTGTCCCTACACGAACTGTTTGGCAATGAAGGCAAGCCGCAGGCCATCTATCACATTCTTGATGAAGACGAGATCGTGGACGGCATAGATGAACTGGGCGTGCTCCTCTATGGCCACGCGAAAAACGCCTACTGGTACGGCTCGCAGCTTTCCATAGAAGAAACCCGGGACATTGCGCCCTACCAGAACGCAACAGGTCTGCAGGTCACATCCGCCGTCATTGCAGGCATGGTCTGGGCCATCGAAAACCCAAATGCCGGCATCGTTGAAGCCGACGAACTGGACTACAAACGCTGCCTCGAAGTGCAACTGCCCTATCTGGGGCCAGTAAAGGGCTTCTACACCGACTGGACGCCCCTTGAGGGCCGACCCAGCTTTTTTGCCGAAGACCTGGACGAAAGCGACCCCTGGCAGTTCAAGAATGTGCTTGTGCGGCCCTAG
- a CDS encoding amino acid ABC transporter substrate-binding protein has translation MSRTSTLLDHTRTMGIAALAVSAFAISSLTLSGNAEAGTLEKIAADGRITVANVEDLAPFSFTGDDGIPSGLSIELCRAIVSELATQIEVPIISIDYVPVTVQSRLDTVVSGRADMECGATTVTLGRRERVDFSVPFFASGASVAVADIQSLPDIEALAGKRVAVIEGSTTQVAIKRALRAQRIDVEVIAVERTVDAVAAIKEDKADAIAHDKMILVDLMQDPLGADLVALPGLLSFEPYGIILPRGDADFRLAVDRAIIGLYQDGVLDDLYEKWLAPLGARPGVTLERMLQLQAVPE, from the coding sequence ATGTCGCGCACGTCCACACTTCTTGACCACACCCGAACCATGGGCATCGCTGCTCTTGCTGTCTCCGCCTTTGCCATTAGCAGCCTTACTTTGTCCGGCAACGCTGAAGCAGGAACGCTTGAGAAGATTGCTGCCGACGGGCGCATTACCGTCGCGAATGTCGAGGACCTTGCGCCTTTCTCCTTTACCGGCGACGACGGCATTCCATCGGGCCTTTCCATTGAACTGTGTCGCGCCATTGTTTCCGAGCTCGCAACACAAATCGAAGTTCCAATTATCTCCATCGACTATGTACCGGTCACGGTGCAGTCGCGCCTCGACACGGTCGTCAGCGGGCGTGCAGACATGGAATGCGGCGCGACAACAGTGACGCTTGGCCGTCGCGAACGCGTCGATTTCTCGGTTCCATTTTTTGCATCAGGTGCATCCGTGGCTGTGGCCGACATCCAGTCGCTACCCGACATCGAAGCTCTGGCGGGCAAACGCGTGGCCGTGATCGAAGGATCAACAACACAGGTCGCGATCAAGAGAGCACTAAGGGCACAACGCATAGATGTCGAAGTCATTGCGGTAGAACGCACCGTCGATGCAGTTGCGGCCATCAAGGAAGACAAAGCGGATGCAATTGCCCACGACAAGATGATCCTTGTGGACCTGATGCAGGACCCGCTTGGCGCTGACCTTGTCGCGTTGCCCGGCCTTTTGTCCTTTGAGCCCTATGGCATCATCCTGCCACGTGGCGACGCGGATTTCCGCCTCGCCGTCGACCGCGCCATCATTGGTCTGTATCAGGACGGTGTGCTTGATGATCTGTATGAGAAGTGGCTGGCACCCCTTGGCGCCCGCCCTGGCGTAACCCTGGAACGGATGCTCCAGTTGCAAGCCGTGCCGGAGTAA